In the genome of Flaviflexus ciconiae, one region contains:
- a CDS encoding 50S ribosomal protein bL37, with the protein MSRRGRKRKDRRKKAANHGKRPNA; encoded by the coding sequence ATGTCACGTCGTGGTCGTAAGCGCAAGGATCGCCGCAAGAAGGCAGCCAATCACGGTAAGCGTCCAAACGCATAA
- a CDS encoding hemolysin family protein gives MDILLLVFGVVLTAGTAVFVAAEFSLVALDPGTIEKKAEDGDRRAAAALKGLKKLSLELSSAQVGITLTTILLGYTSQQALANLFEGPLQSAGMAQAAAIGLAVVISLIVINLFSMLFGELIPKNMALADPLSTAGVVAPIQGMFTALLRPIIVGLNSSANWIIRKFGIEPAEELSGARSATELVALVRRSANMGTLDISTARLLTRSIGIGRLTAVDVMTDRGRVEWIDHKASAADVISLARKTGFSRFPVVGDDLDDIRGFVNLRSAISIPFERRADVPVTSSSLMKEVERVPETVALAPLLVQLRDTGQMAVVLDEYGGTSGIVTLEDCVEEIVGEVADEHDPRRLRARFSADGWLIPGDMRPDELAREAGINVPDDGPFETLAGYIMTELGRLPEVGDTVESDGVSLTVEKLEGRRVVSIRARALNTEATE, from the coding sequence ATGGACATACTCCTCCTCGTGTTCGGCGTAGTTCTGACTGCCGGAACGGCTGTTTTCGTCGCAGCCGAGTTCTCCCTTGTTGCCCTGGACCCCGGAACGATTGAGAAGAAGGCTGAGGACGGTGACCGGCGAGCCGCAGCTGCCCTCAAGGGCCTGAAGAAGCTTTCTCTCGAGCTCTCGTCCGCGCAGGTCGGCATTACCCTGACGACAATCCTGCTGGGATACACCTCCCAGCAGGCCCTTGCAAACCTCTTTGAAGGACCACTCCAGTCGGCGGGCATGGCGCAGGCAGCCGCAATCGGCCTCGCGGTCGTTATCTCCCTGATCGTCATCAACCTGTTCTCGATGCTCTTCGGTGAGCTGATTCCGAAGAACATGGCGCTCGCGGATCCGCTGTCCACGGCCGGCGTCGTTGCACCAATCCAGGGTATGTTCACGGCCTTGCTACGGCCCATTATCGTCGGCCTTAATTCGTCGGCGAACTGGATTATCCGCAAGTTTGGAATTGAGCCGGCGGAGGAGCTTTCCGGTGCTCGTTCAGCGACCGAGCTCGTGGCCCTTGTCCGGCGTAGCGCGAACATGGGAACCCTCGATATCTCAACCGCGCGTTTGCTTACGCGCTCCATTGGTATTGGCCGCCTCACCGCTGTGGATGTCATGACGGACCGGGGACGCGTTGAGTGGATCGACCACAAGGCCAGCGCAGCTGATGTTATTTCGCTAGCTAGGAAGACCGGGTTCTCCCGGTTCCCCGTTGTTGGCGACGACCTGGATGACATTCGCGGCTTCGTGAACCTGCGGAGCGCGATCTCGATTCCGTTCGAGAGGCGAGCCGATGTTCCCGTTACTTCCTCATCCCTCATGAAAGAGGTGGAGAGAGTTCCCGAGACGGTGGCTCTTGCACCCCTCCTCGTTCAGCTGCGCGACACGGGGCAGATGGCGGTGGTGCTCGACGAATACGGAGGCACCTCCGGGATCGTGACCCTCGAAGACTGCGTCGAAGAAATCGTGGGCGAGGTTGCCGACGAGCACGATCCGCGCAGGCTCCGCGCGCGGTTTTCAGCAGACGGTTGGTTGATTCCCGGCGATATGCGGCCCGATGAGCTTGCCCGCGAAGCCGGAATTAACGTTCCCGACGACGGACCCTTCGAAACGCTTGCCGGTTACATCATGACCGAGCTGGGCCGCCTGCCCGAGGTGGGGGACACGGTCGAAAGCGACGGCGTCTCCCTCACCGTTGAGAAGCTGGAAGGCCGACGTGTCGTCTCTATCAGAGCCCGCGCCCTCAACACGGAGGCGACAGAATGA
- a CDS encoding hemolysin family protein, whose translation MSTTTALIVGLVLLALNAFFVGAEFAVMSARRSRIEPLADAGSKSAKTVLWALENVTLMLASCQLGVTLCSTSLGAVAEPAIASALIGPFESLGIPSAAAHSVAFVIALVVVVYLHVVIGEMVPKNLAVTVPEKAALILAPPLVLITRIFKPIVVSLNWLANHIIKLFGLEPKDEVASAFTADEVASIVETSQRAGVLEDEIGLLSGVLEFSDLTVAEVMVPRDEVFTVGTETTPADLEELVARTGYSRFVVKANNGDFVGYLHLKDIIGVVGASRDMPVAPFKIRTMACLPGGDEVESALAIMKRDGIHLVEVKDVNGGSMGVLFLEDILEELVGEVRDSMQRDA comes from the coding sequence ATGAGCACGACAACCGCCCTCATAGTTGGTTTGGTCCTCCTCGCGCTCAACGCGTTCTTCGTTGGCGCCGAGTTCGCGGTCATGTCCGCACGCAGGTCCCGGATTGAGCCGCTGGCCGATGCGGGATCAAAGTCGGCGAAGACAGTGCTGTGGGCGCTCGAAAACGTCACCCTCATGCTGGCCTCCTGCCAGCTCGGCGTGACGCTCTGTTCCACGTCCCTTGGTGCGGTTGCCGAACCGGCGATCGCCTCCGCCCTGATTGGGCCCTTCGAATCGCTTGGAATACCGAGTGCCGCAGCACATTCCGTGGCCTTCGTTATTGCCCTCGTCGTGGTCGTCTACCTGCACGTCGTCATCGGTGAAATGGTTCCAAAGAATCTGGCCGTGACCGTTCCCGAGAAGGCGGCTCTGATTCTTGCGCCGCCGCTCGTTCTGATCACGCGGATCTTCAAACCAATTGTTGTTTCGCTTAACTGGCTTGCCAACCACATCATCAAACTGTTCGGACTTGAGCCGAAGGACGAGGTCGCCTCTGCCTTTACCGCAGACGAGGTCGCGTCAATTGTTGAGACCTCGCAACGGGCCGGTGTTCTTGAAGATGAGATCGGCCTACTGTCCGGCGTGCTCGAGTTTTCCGACCTGACCGTTGCGGAGGTCATGGTGCCTCGCGACGAAGTGTTCACGGTAGGCACTGAAACCACCCCGGCTGATCTCGAAGAACTGGTAGCCCGAACCGGGTACTCCCGCTTTGTTGTGAAGGCAAACAACGGGGACTTCGTCGGATACCTCCACCTGAAAGACATCATCGGCGTGGTCGGAGCGTCGCGCGATATGCCGGTGGCGCCCTTCAAGATCCGTACCATGGCGTGCCTGCCGGGCGGAGACGAAGTCGAATCCGCTTTAGCCATCATGAAACGTGACGGAATTCACCTTGTGGAAGTTAAAGATGTGAACGGTGGTTCCATGGGCGTGCTATTCCTCGAAGACATCCTCGAAGAGCTGGTAGGAGAGGTCCGGGACTCGATGCAGCGCGATGCGTGA
- a CDS encoding M23 family metallopeptidase yields MGKHSAPVPVELVVAEESAPAVPDNAKNPVPSAPALAEEPVFVGRRRARRLAAASANKVEEARSTLVDQPALVSANEPAAASVAGEEVPRAEAEQFAPTVPGLAEGPLQSVAQNNDQVDEPDPTVAEPVSPMSADEQADLVGEQPVAVTPEITYEPALVTEESPTEKLAAVEMPDTSVVSRGEVRKARNAERTVAKRQMRARAVVAATSSVFAGLGVATVISGTGQSAAAVTAHVPVTSSLGEAPVTDVSVPSSLAASADASSIDRLRGAREVAADAEAELAVCQTAESANGMVDALRAPAKDALVMPVKENDYRLSSGYGWRVSPFGGGYHNHLGSDFAAEAGTPIYAIAEGTVEYVGVGKDGRSSNLIIIKHDVNGEVFWSWYVHMYDDGLHVTEGEQVEVGQHIADVGSNGRSTGPHLHLEIHTDEEGTTVNPLGFLSERGAVDLSELCS; encoded by the coding sequence GTGGGAAAGCATTCTGCCCCGGTGCCGGTCGAGCTAGTCGTCGCTGAAGAGTCGGCGCCTGCCGTGCCCGATAACGCCAAAAACCCTGTGCCAAGTGCCCCGGCTCTGGCCGAAGAGCCCGTTTTTGTCGGACGCAGGAGAGCTCGCAGGCTCGCCGCCGCCAGTGCGAACAAGGTAGAAGAGGCCAGGTCGACGCTGGTCGATCAGCCCGCCCTGGTCTCAGCAAACGAGCCTGCCGCCGCTTCGGTTGCGGGTGAAGAAGTTCCACGTGCGGAGGCGGAGCAATTCGCGCCGACCGTTCCCGGGCTTGCCGAAGGACCCCTGCAGTCTGTTGCCCAGAATAATGACCAGGTAGATGAGCCTGACCCGACTGTTGCCGAGCCGGTCTCCCCAATGAGTGCTGACGAGCAGGCTGATCTTGTCGGTGAACAGCCCGTTGCTGTTACCCCGGAGATCACCTACGAGCCCGCGCTGGTCACTGAAGAGAGTCCGACAGAAAAGCTTGCCGCGGTTGAGATGCCAGATACTTCGGTCGTTTCCCGCGGTGAAGTTCGCAAGGCCAGGAATGCTGAGCGGACTGTAGCCAAGCGTCAAATGAGGGCACGCGCCGTTGTGGCCGCCACCTCGTCGGTGTTTGCCGGCCTCGGTGTTGCCACCGTTATTTCTGGAACCGGCCAGTCGGCTGCCGCCGTAACCGCCCATGTTCCGGTGACCTCGTCGCTTGGCGAAGCACCCGTTACCGATGTCTCCGTTCCTTCCTCGCTAGCTGCGAGTGCGGATGCTTCGAGCATTGATCGGCTTCGGGGCGCACGTGAGGTTGCTGCTGATGCTGAGGCTGAGCTCGCGGTGTGCCAGACGGCTGAATCTGCTAACGGCATGGTTGATGCATTAAGGGCACCCGCGAAGGATGCTTTGGTCATGCCGGTGAAGGAAAACGACTACCGTCTCTCGTCTGGGTATGGATGGCGTGTGAGCCCGTTCGGCGGGGGATATCACAACCACCTTGGTTCGGACTTTGCTGCAGAGGCCGGAACTCCGATCTACGCGATTGCCGAGGGTACGGTCGAATATGTTGGCGTTGGTAAGGATGGTCGGTCCTCGAATCTCATCATCATCAAGCACGACGTGAATGGTGAAGTGTTCTGGTCCTGGTACGTCCACATGTATGACGACGGTCTGCACGTCACCGAGGGGGAGCAGGTTGAGGTTGGTCAGCACATTGCTGATGTCGGTAGCAACGGACGGTCGACCGGCCCGCACCTTCATCTCGAGATTCACACCGATGAAGAGGGAACCACGGTCAACCCGCTTGGCTTCCTGAGCGAGCGCGGTGCGGTTGATCTTTCTGAGCTCTGCTCCTAG
- a CDS encoding multifunctional oxoglutarate decarboxylase/oxoglutarate dehydrogenase thiamine pyrophosphate-binding subunit/dihydrolipoyllysine-residue succinyltransferase subunit, translating into MSDNSRRPDEDFGANQWFIDELYANYLQDRTAVQPQWRELFRRWEREGRKASVPAQPSPESQASESAPKETAPKASASARRAQQEPDNRKSASDQSQVRSDLPPAPPVVATPATTPYAETYDLAPADDEGADSTTKLRGAAARTVTNMESSLGIPVATSVRAVPAKVLFENRAVINTHLKNSRGGKVSFTHLIGYAMVEALVEVPDMNKAYSQTEDGKPAVHEPAHVNFGLAIDLPKPDGSRTLVVPSVKAAETMDFVQFWSAYEELVSKARDNKLGVEDFQGTTATLTNPGGIGTVHSIPRLMNGQGTIVGVGAMTYPAEFAGSSDRALARLGVSRVVTLTSTYDHRIIQGAASGEFLRALEEKLTGRDGFYDRVFTALHVPYEPVRWQKDIEYDAKREMGKPARIAELIHAYRSRGHLIADTDPLAYRNRRHPDLDITRYGLTLWDLDRSFPTGGFAGTSHLLLREIIDQLRESYCRNVGIEYMHIQDPAQREWFQARLERPHTELTSEDRLQILKKLNEAEAFETFLQTKYVGQKRFSLEGGESLIPLLDAILDSAADSGLEEVAIAMAHRGRLNVLTNIAGKSYRQVFTEFDGTQDPRSVQGTGDVKYHLGTEGTYTARSGSTTEVYLAANPSHLEAADGVLEGVVRAKQDRIDLGEEGFSVLPILIHGDAAFSGQGVVTETLNYSQLRGYRTGGTVHIIVNNQIGFTTSPASGRSSYYPTDIAKGLQLPIFHVNGDDPEAVTEVARLAYEYRETFNKDVIIDMVCYRKRGHNEGDDPSMTQPVMYGLIESKRTPRQLYTESLLGRGALTDAQVEELETDFHNILSAAFDEVRESEKETGYGYPHVDTVAGLELPTSQQEDAGTIVGWTSATSPEIIARIGEAHVRAPEGFTVHPKIEQLFERRNKMAYEGGIDWGFAELIAFGSLLIEQTPVRMSGQDSRRGTFVQRHATAHDLTTGAEWTPLRHLTEDQAKLWIYDSSLSEFAVLGFEYGYSVERPDALVLWEAQFGDFANGAQTIIDEFVSSAEQKWNQSSSLVMLLPHGYEGQGPDHSSARIERFLQLCADDNMIVIQPSTPANYFHALRTQAYSRPRKPLIVMTPKQLLRRKAAKSGIEDFTAGGFKPVIGEVDQNLDPNAVNRVIMCSGRVYYDLAEQREKRGDTQTAIIRVEQFYPAPTEEIKEAIAPYGDAELVWLQDEPANQGGWPFLALNVFPEVGPVRLISRPAAASPATGLSVRHVAEAKELMDKAFTR; encoded by the coding sequence GTGTCCGACAATAGCAGACGACCGGACGAGGACTTCGGCGCTAATCAATGGTTCATCGACGAGCTATACGCCAATTACCTCCAGGATCGTACGGCCGTACAGCCGCAGTGGCGCGAGCTGTTCCGGCGTTGGGAGAGGGAAGGTCGCAAGGCAAGCGTTCCGGCCCAGCCATCTCCCGAGTCCCAGGCGAGCGAATCCGCTCCCAAGGAGACCGCACCCAAGGCAAGCGCTTCCGCTCGCAGGGCTCAGCAGGAGCCCGACAATAGGAAGTCCGCTTCCGACCAGTCCCAGGTCCGATCGGACCTGCCGCCGGCTCCGCCGGTGGTCGCCACTCCCGCCACAACCCCCTATGCAGAGACATATGATCTCGCTCCAGCGGATGATGAGGGTGCGGATTCGACAACGAAGTTGCGCGGCGCAGCGGCCCGCACCGTCACGAACATGGAGAGCTCGCTCGGGATCCCCGTCGCAACCTCGGTTCGTGCCGTTCCCGCGAAGGTCCTGTTCGAGAACCGCGCGGTGATCAACACCCACCTGAAGAACAGTCGCGGCGGCAAGGTGTCGTTCACCCACCTCATCGGTTACGCCATGGTCGAGGCCCTCGTCGAGGTACCCGACATGAACAAGGCGTATTCGCAGACCGAGGACGGTAAGCCGGCGGTGCACGAGCCCGCACACGTCAACTTTGGTCTGGCTATCGACCTTCCGAAGCCCGATGGTTCCCGCACCCTTGTCGTTCCCTCGGTTAAGGCCGCGGAGACCATGGACTTCGTTCAGTTCTGGAGCGCCTACGAGGAGCTGGTCTCGAAGGCCCGCGACAATAAGCTCGGGGTCGAGGACTTCCAGGGGACCACGGCGACACTGACAAACCCGGGTGGCATCGGAACCGTTCACTCGATCCCCCGTCTCATGAACGGCCAGGGAACGATTGTTGGCGTTGGCGCCATGACCTACCCGGCGGAGTTCGCCGGGTCATCCGACCGGGCTCTAGCTCGCCTGGGGGTCTCCCGCGTCGTCACCCTGACGTCCACCTACGATCACAGGATCATCCAGGGCGCCGCCTCCGGCGAGTTCCTGCGTGCACTCGAAGAGAAGCTCACCGGGCGGGACGGATTCTACGACCGCGTCTTCACGGCGCTCCATGTTCCTTACGAGCCGGTCCGCTGGCAGAAGGACATCGAGTACGACGCGAAGCGCGAGATGGGTAAGCCAGCTCGTATTGCCGAGCTCATCCACGCCTACCGTTCCCGCGGCCACCTCATTGCCGACACGGATCCGCTGGCCTACCGCAACAGGCGACACCCGGACCTCGACATCACCCGGTACGGGCTAACCCTGTGGGATCTGGACCGGTCGTTCCCGACCGGCGGCTTTGCCGGCACCTCGCATCTGCTCCTGCGGGAAATCATCGACCAGCTCCGCGAATCGTACTGCCGCAACGTCGGCATCGAGTACATGCACATTCAGGATCCGGCGCAGCGCGAATGGTTCCAGGCGCGCCTCGAGCGGCCCCACACCGAACTAACCAGCGAGGACCGCCTTCAGATCCTCAAGAAGCTCAACGAAGCCGAGGCTTTCGAAACGTTCCTTCAGACGAAGTACGTCGGCCAGAAGCGCTTCTCCCTCGAGGGTGGCGAGTCCCTTATCCCGCTTCTCGACGCAATCCTTGACTCGGCGGCCGACTCCGGTCTCGAAGAGGTCGCGATCGCCATGGCGCACCGCGGCCGACTCAACGTGCTCACCAACATCGCGGGCAAGTCCTACCGTCAGGTCTTCACCGAGTTCGACGGCACCCAGGATCCCCGTTCCGTGCAGGGCACGGGCGACGTGAAGTACCACCTCGGCACGGAGGGCACGTACACGGCCCGCTCCGGTTCCACCACCGAGGTTTACCTGGCAGCCAACCCGTCGCACCTGGAAGCAGCAGACGGCGTTCTCGAGGGCGTTGTCCGCGCCAAGCAGGACCGCATCGACCTCGGTGAGGAAGGCTTCTCCGTCCTCCCGATCCTCATTCACGGCGACGCCGCCTTCTCCGGCCAGGGCGTTGTCACCGAGACGCTGAACTACAGCCAGCTGCGCGGCTACCGCACGGGCGGCACGGTTCACATCATCGTCAACAACCAGATCGGGTTCACGACCTCACCGGCTTCCGGCAGGTCCTCCTACTACCCGACCGATATCGCCAAGGGCCTGCAGCTCCCGATCTTCCACGTCAACGGTGATGATCCGGAAGCTGTCACCGAGGTGGCACGCCTCGCCTACGAATACCGGGAGACGTTCAACAAGGACGTCATCATCGATATGGTCTGCTACCGCAAGCGCGGACACAACGAGGGCGACGATCCGTCGATGACCCAGCCGGTCATGTACGGCCTTATCGAGTCGAAGCGCACCCCGCGTCAGCTCTACACCGAGTCGCTTCTCGGCCGCGGCGCCCTCACCGACGCCCAGGTCGAAGAGCTCGAAACCGACTTCCACAACATCCTCTCGGCAGCCTTCGACGAGGTGCGCGAATCGGAGAAGGAAACCGGTTACGGCTACCCGCACGTCGACACCGTCGCGGGACTCGAACTGCCGACCTCCCAGCAGGAGGATGCTGGCACGATTGTTGGATGGACGTCGGCAACCAGCCCCGAAATCATCGCCCGAATCGGCGAAGCACACGTCCGTGCACCGGAGGGCTTCACCGTTCACCCGAAGATCGAGCAGCTCTTCGAACGCCGCAACAAGATGGCGTACGAGGGCGGCATCGACTGGGGCTTCGCCGAGCTCATTGCCTTCGGCTCCCTCCTGATCGAGCAGACCCCGGTCCGCATGTCCGGCCAGGATTCCCGCCGCGGCACCTTCGTTCAACGTCACGCCACGGCACACGACCTGACGACGGGCGCCGAGTGGACACCGCTCCGTCACCTGACCGAAGACCAGGCGAAGCTCTGGATCTACGACTCATCCCTGTCGGAGTTCGCTGTTCTCGGCTTCGAATACGGCTACTCGGTGGAACGCCCAGATGCTCTCGTTCTCTGGGAAGCGCAGTTCGGGGACTTCGCCAACGGCGCCCAGACCATCATCGACGAATTCGTGTCCTCCGCCGAGCAGAAGTGGAACCAGAGCTCGTCACTCGTCATGCTTCTGCCCCACGGCTACGAGGGCCAGGGACCGGACCACTCTTCCGCAAGGATCGAGCGCTTCCTCCAGCTGTGCGCCGACGACAACATGATCGTCATCCAGCCGTCGACACCGGCAAACTACTTCCACGCCCTGCGCACCCAGGCCTACAGCCGCCCGCGGAAGCCGCTGATCGTCATGACCCCGAAGCAGCTTCTGCGTCGCAAGGCCGCCAAGTCCGGCATCGAGGACTTCACCGCAGGCGGCTTCAAGCCCGTTATTGGCGAGGTCGACCAGAACCTGGATCCGAACGCGGTTAACCGGGTCATCATGTGCTCCGGCCGCGTCTACTACGACCTGGCCGAGCAGCGGGAAAAGCGTGGGGACACCCAGACCGCAATCATCCGCGTCGAGCAGTTCTACCCGGCACCGACCGAGGAGATCAAGGAAGCCATCGCCCCGTACGGCGATGCCGAACTGGTCTGGCTCCAGGACGAGCCGGCGAACCAGGGTGGATGGCCATTCCTGGCGCTCAACGTGTTCCCGGAGGTTGGCCCCGTCCGCCTCATCTCACGCCCCGCCGCCGCATCCCCCGCCACGGGCCTCTCGGTCCGCCACGTTGCGGAAGCCAAGGAACTGATGGACAAGGCGTTCACACGCTAG
- a CDS encoding sigma-70 family RNA polymerase sigma factor: protein MTEDVTRAPGEETEEERRERFERDAIPFLDQLYGAAMRLTRNPADAEDLVQETYAKAYSSFHQFKAGTNLKAWMYRILNNTFISSYRKKQREPQKYDAGELEDWQMLEASTHESRGMRSAETEAMSALPDEEIKEALAALPEDRRMAVYLADVEGFAYKEIAAILEIPLGTVMSRLHRGRSQLRELLAQYAADRGYATEKV from the coding sequence ATGACAGAGGACGTTACCCGGGCACCGGGCGAAGAGACCGAGGAGGAGAGGCGCGAGCGTTTTGAGCGCGACGCGATCCCCTTCCTCGATCAGCTGTACGGTGCCGCGATGAGGCTTACCAGGAATCCGGCTGACGCCGAGGACCTCGTCCAGGAAACGTATGCGAAGGCGTACAGCTCCTTCCACCAGTTCAAAGCCGGGACGAACCTCAAAGCATGGATGTATCGGATCCTCAACAACACATTCATCTCCTCCTACCGGAAAAAGCAGCGAGAGCCGCAGAAGTACGACGCTGGCGAGCTGGAAGACTGGCAGATGCTCGAAGCATCCACCCATGAGTCGCGGGGGATGCGGAGCGCTGAAACCGAGGCCATGAGCGCCCTGCCGGACGAAGAAATCAAGGAAGCGCTCGCGGCGCTCCCGGAGGACCGCCGCATGGCGGTGTATCTGGCTGACGTCGAAGGATTTGCCTACAAGGAAATCGCCGCGATCCTCGAGATCCCGCTCGGAACAGTCATGTCCCGGCTCCACCGGGGCCGCTCCCAGCTCAGGGAGCTCCTGGCTCAGTACGCTGCCGACCGAGGATACGCCACGGAGAAGGTATGA
- a CDS encoding glycerophosphodiester phosphodiesterase: MRSWKRTDKPIVLAHRGGADEYPENSVQAFEGMRAQGFNYIETDAQTTSDGVLILIHDPLLDRTTNGSGEISQVSWAEVSQLRDESGHAPMTVKAALDGFPDIDFNIDAKVDGTVEPMIELLRCSDYLDQVLVASFSEKRLRRIRTAVPGVATSLGTSGVARLVLASILPSFLSDLVMKAVPGPSDGAACVQMPMNFHGVRILSKKLIDIAHGHGLAVHIWTINEVKDMIEILDMGADGIITDRPSLAKELIENRDKQAQEP; the protein is encoded by the coding sequence ATGAGATCGTGGAAGCGTACAGATAAGCCGATTGTCCTCGCGCACCGGGGCGGCGCCGACGAGTATCCGGAAAACTCCGTTCAAGCGTTTGAGGGTATGAGGGCTCAGGGTTTTAACTACATTGAAACCGATGCCCAAACCACATCCGACGGTGTGCTTATCCTGATTCACGATCCGCTACTCGACCGCACGACGAATGGTTCCGGCGAAATCTCACAGGTTTCTTGGGCCGAGGTCAGTCAGCTTCGAGACGAGTCGGGACATGCGCCCATGACGGTCAAAGCTGCCCTCGATGGTTTCCCGGACATTGACTTCAATATCGATGCAAAGGTCGATGGCACGGTAGAACCCATGATTGAGCTCCTGCGATGCAGCGACTATCTCGATCAGGTACTGGTAGCCTCCTTCTCCGAAAAGAGGCTTCGCAGAATCCGCACAGCCGTACCCGGAGTGGCAACGAGCCTCGGGACAAGCGGAGTTGCCCGCCTTGTCCTGGCATCAATCCTTCCGAGCTTCCTGAGTGACTTGGTCATGAAGGCTGTGCCTGGACCGAGTGACGGTGCGGCGTGTGTGCAGATGCCAATGAATTTCCACGGGGTGCGGATTCTTAGTAAGAAGCTGATCGACATTGCTCACGGTCACGGACTTGCCGTTCATATCTGGACGATCAACGAAGTGAAGGACATGATCGAGATCCTCGACATGGGTGCCGACGGAATCATTACCGACCGGCCATCCCTCGCCAAAGAGTTGATTGAGAACCGAGACAAGCAGGCGCAGGAGCCGTGA
- the rsrA gene encoding mycothiol system anti-sigma-R factor — protein MKNIDDVARELGADIPECTCEEVRDHLFELLDKEMEEDEMGRLKAHAESCPDCTEATEAEKHMREVIRRSCTESAPESLRAKVTGLTRR, from the coding sequence ATGAAGAACATAGATGATGTTGCCCGTGAACTGGGCGCCGACATTCCCGAATGCACCTGCGAAGAAGTACGTGACCACCTTTTCGAGCTCCTCGACAAGGAGATGGAAGAAGACGAGATGGGCAGGCTGAAGGCCCACGCCGAGTCCTGTCCCGATTGCACCGAGGCGACGGAAGCCGAAAAGCACATGCGGGAAGTCATCCGCCGTTCCTGCACCGAGTCCGCCCCGGAATCCCTGCGGGCGAAGGTCACCGGGCTGACACGTCGCTGA
- a CDS encoding GDSL-type esterase/lipase family protein, with translation MSTDEFRIMVVGDEIVAGRGDARAMGWTGRVFARTDSPIPLTSMVLPIPGEDSQQLAARWEGEVVPRLSPEADNRLVVGMGSHDIDHGISLVRARLNLANILDQATRHHISAFVVGPPPRPDVPEKQMSELSNAYRDVADRRGVTFVDTYHPLASHDQWQTDMAQPGSYTPQQAGYGLLAWLVLHNGWHHWLGLTA, from the coding sequence GTGAGCACAGACGAATTTAGGATCATGGTCGTCGGCGACGAGATTGTCGCCGGGCGCGGCGATGCCCGCGCCATGGGATGGACGGGACGCGTCTTCGCACGCACCGACTCCCCTATCCCCCTCACCTCCATGGTCCTACCCATCCCCGGAGAGGATTCGCAGCAGCTAGCTGCCCGCTGGGAGGGAGAGGTCGTACCGCGCCTATCCCCCGAGGCCGACAACCGACTCGTCGTCGGCATGGGTTCCCACGACATTGACCATGGAATCTCGCTTGTCCGGGCCCGGCTCAATCTGGCGAACATTCTGGATCAGGCAACCCGCCATCACATCTCAGCCTTTGTTGTTGGGCCGCCACCCCGCCCAGACGTCCCGGAAAAGCAGATGAGCGAACTGTCAAACGCATACCGCGATGTTGCCGACCGACGCGGAGTCACGTTCGTTGACACGTACCATCCGCTTGCGTCCCACGATCAGTGGCAGACAGACATGGCTCAGCCCGGTTCCTACACGCCCCAGCAGGCCGGCTACGGCTTGCTTGCCTGGCTCGTGTTGCACAACGGCTGGCATCACTGGCTGGGCCTCACCGCTTAG